The proteins below are encoded in one region of Populus alba chromosome 2, ASM523922v2, whole genome shotgun sequence:
- the LOC118035809 gene encoding probable strigolactone esterase DAD2 — translation MGSHILDALNVRVEGQGDKFLVFAHGFGTDQSAWQRILPFFTPYYRVILFDLVCAGSVNPDYFNFRRYTNLEAYVDDLLNILDTLGVDRCFYVGHSVSAMIGILASIRRPELFTKLIMIGASPRFLNDKDYHGGFEQEEIESVFVAMEANYEAWVKGFAPLAVGADVPAAVREFSRTLFNMRPDITLFVSRTVFNSDLRGILGLVKVPCCIIQTSKDVSVPASVAKYLKNHLGGKATVEMLRTEGHLPHLSAPAMLAPAIRRALSR, via the exons ATGGGTAGCCACATCTTAGACGCTCTCAATGTCCGTGTCGAAGGCCAAGGTGACAAATTTCTGGTTTTTGCCCATGGATTTGGCACCGACCAGTCCGCTTGGCAACGCATTCTCCCTTTCTTCACACCATACTATCGGGTGATTCTGTTTGATCTTGTATGTGCTGGTAGTGTCAATCctgattatttcaattttagacGCTACACTAATCTTGAAGCTTATGTCGATGACTTGCTCAACATTCTTGACACTCTTGGCGTTGACCGGTGCTTTTATGTGGGTCACTCTGTTTCTGCAATGATCGGTATTCTGGCATCCATTAGACGTCCGGAGCTCTTCACCAAGCTTATTATGATAGGAGCATCGCCAAG ATTTTTGAATGATAAAGACTACCATGGAGGATTCGAGCAAGAAGAAATCGAGTCTGTTTTTGTAGCAATGGAGGCTAATTATGAGGCTTGGGTCAAGGGTTTTGCACCATTAGCAGTAGGAGCTGATGTACCAGCTGCTGTCAGAGAATTTAGCCGAACGCTTTTCAACATGAGACCAGATATTACTTTATTTGTGTCGAGGACCGTTTTTAATAGTGATCTAAGAGGGATACTAGGCCTCGTCAAAGTACCATGTTGTATAATTCAGACATCAAAGGATGTATCTGTCCCAGCATCAGTGGCCAAGTATTTGAAGAACCATTTGGGTGGCAAAGCTACTGTGGAAATGTTAAGAACTGAGGGGCATTTGCCCCATTTAAGTGCACCAGCTATGTTGGCACCGGCCATCAGGCGAGCTCTATCACGGTGA